The Setaria viridis chromosome 6, Setaria_viridis_v4.0, whole genome shotgun sequence genome includes the window CCCCAGTTTCGAAGCGTAGTCCGCCGCCACTAAGGAAAGGAGGTACTTGTCGAATCGAAGTGGAGTGCGCCGTATATTTGGGCACGGGCGCTAGGTACACGTGTACAACCGCACCCAGAACCGCTGGAGGCGGCCATTGGGAggttttttgaacgaacgggaCGACGtgcttgttgccttgttggtgaGTCGGGGACTCCAACGACGAGGCGTATGTCCACCGGCGTCCTGGCTGCCAGGTCAACCGTGTAAGGCGCGATATAAAAGTCGATTTTTTTAATCGACGTCTGTTGTCGGAGGCAACACAAACTCCATACTGTTCACACCTCGTGCCTGCATAGTGCATACTTCAATATTTGCCATGGCATGCAAAAGGTTAGATCAAAACTGATCACCAATTAACATTATTCTCTCATGGAGAGCGGCGACAGCTCGCCGGTTGCCCTCCGGCTTCGGCACGAGGCCATGGCTAATCCAAGCGCACGGAAGCTGCAAGGACACGCAGACTCTCGTGGACATGCCCGACCGGAGCTTGCACGAGGTGATCATCCCCGAGATGCAAGGCAAGATCTGCCTGGGCTGCGTTTACGACGGCAGCTGGCTGCTGATGATAGACGAGGCCACCCACGACTGCTTCCTCCTGAGCGTCACCAGCCGGACGTCCAAGATTTCGCTGCCACCGCTGCGCCCGACGACGGAGTACAAGGGTGCAACGTGCGGGGTGCTCGGCTCGCCGGCGAACTTCACCGTAGTCATCGTGAGCGAAGTCGAGGTCGAATCCGAACAGAAGTTCATGCTCTGCTGCTGCCCTGGCGACCAAGATTGGACCGATCTGACGGCCGCTGATGACAACCTCAGGTTCTCCGGCACCATTGTTAGCCACGCGGGGAAGCTTTACGCAGGCAATCTCGTCGTGACGGACGTGATCGACGGCGCTGTCCGGAGCCGGTTTCTTGACACCGAGGGCAAGGTGGAGGCAATGCACGGGTCGACCGCGTCCTATCTCGTCGTGTCATCCGGAGATATCTTCTCTGTGTGGATTAAATACCTAGGGAGACCTTACGACTGCTCGTTGATCAAGATCGTCGTGCGTCGCCGGGATCTCTCCGATTTGGTGTGGACGAGGGTAGAGAGCATCGGCAGCGATTGTGACTTTCTTCTCTCTGGTGACTATGGCCTCTcatgctcggcggcggcggccggaatGCAGGGTAACTGCATTTACCTTGTATGGTCGAGCTGCGACTGCGAAAGGCTCTACAAATTTTGCTTGGATGACATGACGAAAAGCTTCCATCAGATTCTCCCTAATCCTACGTCTCCTTGCTGTATTCCTGACGAGTGAGTTTATTCACCTTAGCTTTTGTGaccttttttttatctcttaTAGAACTTCTCATGTATTTAGAACAGTACGAGAAACTTCTAGAAGTAAATAGTTACACGTCAAAGTTGAAACTGGTGCTAATTTTTCATGTGTTATGTGTCATTGCAGCATCCAAACTTCAGGGTTTAAAGGACAGGCTTTGCAGAGTGCCCCTAGGCCCCCTACCTCCAATGAGGTTTGTGAATTCCTGCAAATTCTCTTGCCAACTAGTATTCCTGTGTTCTTTCGGCAGTGAAAATAGTTGATTTTTTCTTGCTTCAACATCTTTATTTGCACAGGTCACTTTACCAAATGATCTTAACAACCAcccggaggaggagcagcaaggAATCCCTTTACCGCCATGGCAAGATCTTCAGTTAGAATTGCTAGAGCTGATTGTTTCCAACCTGTCTTTAGTGGACCATAAGATTCCCAGCCGTTTGCAAGTCATGGAGCATAGTTTCCAACCCAATTGAGCAAGCTAAGGTTTGGCCCTGGCTCATGCACATCTCCAAGCAAGACGGGACGTGCAAGATGTTCAACCCTCTACACTGCGAGCAATACTGTAACACCTCGTGTTAATGACACCTTAAAGATACCAATGAGAAGTGGTAATGATGTTTggagcaaaaagaaagaaatttgactcaaagtcaaatttgagccgaatttagccaaaattgcaatttggagatttaaatttggaaaaatttagcaaaaatatAAAGCTGAGGCTTGAGGAAGTTTAGAACTCAAGGGAATGAAATTGGACATTAAATCAAGTCCTAAACTCctcaagaaatgcaattgaaaaacaaaaatcaaGTAAGTACCGTTCACTGTCTGAAAACAGGAATTTCAGAAAACAATACAAGTATCCAACTTGGAAATTGAATTTTGCCCAATTTTCCAAGTAAGTGGGCAAAGACAACTGAACAGTAGTGAATTATGATCGTTGGACATGTTTCgtagggtgttgttgatcaggaatagtgaaggaatcaaatttaaatggaggctcaaagtcagcactctggCAATATCGGCCTAACTACTGAAACTGCATTTTTTCtttaagtctgaaacagcagcaaTTGGCTATGTTTGGAGCAAAATTCAGAGAACTGTAATGCAAAAGGTATAGGTgttcatgtgcaaaatggaatccttgttaGTTGTAGAGAATGAATGGTTAGTGGTTGGACTAGATGGAATAAGTTTGAGCCACTGAAATTGAATCaaaagaagggtaaatgaccaTGAGTTTTGACTGTGGAACTGAATCAGGGATTCAGAACAATTCCATGTCACCCGAGAGAAAAACTCAAAAATGTCGACTttgggatgtttatctcgggtgaAAGTTTATATATGAATTAAAGAgctcaagtttatctccaactttgcttaagGGGCTCTTGGACCGTCGGATTCAAAATTGACCGTGGTTAAGGTCTGAACTTTCgggtgaaagaaagaaaggggggAAAGAAAACAGAGAGGCCGAGACGTGTCaccgccggcgtcctcgccaGTCTTCCAGCTCGGCGCCtagggccacctcctcaccacgcaagtctacagctaggccacggtgtcgttcATGCGCACGGTGAAAACTTCGTATAATTACTCCTCCCGTCGCCGCGCTCATCTGTTTCACTGCGCCACCATTTTTACCACCGCAAGCACGCTCCTGCCGCCGGGCAAAAAAAATTTCCACCACTACATCGCCTCCCACCTCGATTCCTTTCGTCCACACCTCCACCAATACCTTGCCAACAGCCGAGCCTACTTATTTTCCATCTTCCTCGCCGGCAATCTCCTAGCTGTCGCGgtttccgtccgccgccgccaacttctctgctcacggtgagctccTCCTTGCCGCCACTCTTCCTCCTTGTGGTAAGCTTTGGGTAAGTTCCTAGGTCACCAGGAAGCTGTAGAGGTAGTTAAAGGGCCGAGTTGTGCCGttgccgtgcttggccacggccggccgtcggtcaagccgcccgccgccgtggagcggCTAACTCCGGCCGTCTCCcagggagtcgccgccgcccacgggtgCGTTGTGGCTTGGGGATGCCTCCCCAGCCCGGCCCCGTCACCGGTGAGGCGCCGGCcgtcgagccgcgccgcccccttgCTGCGCTCTGTTTTGgcgcggggaagaagaaggtcctaGCGCCGGGGGCCCACGCGTCAGTAGGGAAGGAGGGAATGGGAGAGGGCCGGCCGGGTGAAGGAGTAAGGCCGTGGGCTGGTTCAGCAGGCCGGGTGCcgggggaagaaaagaaaaagaagggtGGGCCG containing:
- the LOC117861888 gene encoding LOW QUALITY PROTEIN: uncharacterized protein (The sequence of the model RefSeq protein was modified relative to this genomic sequence to represent the inferred CDS: inserted 4 bases in 2 codons), with amino-acid sequence MSTGVLAARAATARRLPSGFGTRPWLIQAHGSCKDTQTLVDMPDRSLHEVIIPEMQGKICLGCVYDGSWLLMIDEATHDCFLLSVTSRTSKISLPPLRPTTEYKGATCGVLGSPANFTVVIVSEVEVESEQKFMLCCCPGDQDWTDLTAADDNLRFSGTIVSHAGKLYAGNLVVTDVIDGAVRSRFLDTEGKVEAMHGSTASYLVVSSGDIFSVWIKYLGRPYDCSLIKIVVRRRDLSDLVWTRVESIGSDCDFLLSGDYGLSCSAAAAGMQGNCIYLVWSSCDCERLYKFCLDDMTKSFHQILPNPTSPCCIPDDIQTSGFKGQALQSAPRPPTSNEVTLPNDLNNHPEEEQQGIPLPPWQDLQLELLELIVSNLSLVDXIRFPAVCKSWSIVSNPIEQAKVWPWLMHISKQDGTCKMFNPLHCEQYCNTSRGIQDRHARTHVFRSSKDGWVVALAGLDNDDIFVINPFTEDIVEPPMFETYCRFQGVTFSSAPASPDSVVFGACSSTSGKYFRMETWRPGEDSWSEFLFDREEALPFPVAHNNPIYFHGEFYCLGRKGNLAIFNASDNTWRVLDKPEPIYAELQVFDDDHEGAKFCYLVELGEDLVSVFMRDADEPPRVFKLDETNMAWTDXEDIGGAALFVDYRASFGLVSPGDGNGNRIYFPRYSEDGKHAAFYDMENKVYHPTFYGVKEPLNCVWVVPNLQ